The genomic region AAGCCGGAACTCCTCATTGTCCTTTCGAATCTCACGACCCTCGCCTGCAAGCGCAGAGAGTTCTTCCAGCTTCAGTTCGCAGTCATAGTGACCCGTGTTGCAAACCACCGCGCCGTCTTTCATCGACTCGAAGTGATGGCCCACAATGATGTCCTTCATGCCGGTTGCAGTGATAAAGACATCACCGATCCGGGCAGCCTCATCCATGGTCATCACCTGGAAGCCTTCAAGCGTGGCCTTCAGAGCCTGGGTCGGCTTCACCTCGGTCACGATCACTTCGGCCCCCATGCCCCGCGCACGCATGGCCACTCCCCGGCCGCAGTGGCCGAAACCGGCGACTACAAACTTCTTGCCGGCAAGCAGGATGCTCGTTGCGCGGAGAATGCCGTCGATGCTGGACTGCCCGGTCCCGAAGACATTGTCAAAATCCCACTTGGTTTCCGCATCGTTCACTGCCACGACAGGATAGAGAAGCTTTCCGTCTTCGCCCATGGCGCGAAGCCGGTGGACGCCCGTCGTGGTTTCTTCGGTTCCCCCCTGCACCCGGGAGCAGAGTTCCGGACGCTCGGAGTGAGCGCGGAAAATCAGATCCGCCCCGTCGTCCAGAGTGAGGGTGGGATTCGCGTCGAGGCACTGGTCAATCGCCCAGTAGAACTCTTCCGTGTTCATTCCATGCCAGGCATAGATGGGCACATCGGCAGCAGCCAGTGCGGCCGCGACCTCGTCATTGGTGGACAGGGGATTGCATCCACTCCAGGCCACTTCCGCACCTGCGGCGATCAGGGTTTCCACCAGAACCGCCGTTTCCTTGGTCACATGAAGGCAACCTGCGATCAGGTGTCCCTCAAAGGGGCGGGTTTTGGAGTACTTCTCGCGAAGACTCATCATCACGGGCATCCGGCTTTCCGCCCACTCAACCCTCATTCGCCCTGCCGAGGCCAGGGAAAGATCTGCAACCTTGAATGTTTCCGTCTTCATTCCCATTCCTTTCAGAATCCTGATCAGGATCCCTGACTCATTGCGGCCTCAAGAGCCTGCTTCAGTTCTTCTGCCTTGTCGGTGTCTTCCCAGCGGAAGCCCTGATCTTCCCTTCCAAAGTGACCGTAGGCCGCAGTCTTGCGGTACTGGGGGCAAAGGAGATTCAGATGCTCGATAATCAGTGCCGGGCGGAGGTCGAAGACCTTGCGCACCGCTTCCTGAAGCAAAGCATCGCTCACTTTTCCAGTCCCGAAGCTGTCGACCATCACGCTGACCGGCTCCGGCACAGCAATTCCATAGGCCAACTGAACCTCGACCTCATCGGCAAGATCCGCAGACACAAGATTCTTGGCAATGTAGCGAGCCATGTAGGAAGCCGAGCGATCCACCTTGGAAGGATCCTTGCCGCTGAAGGCTCCCCCGCCGTGGCTGCCCTTCCCGCCGTATGTATCCACGATGATCTTCCGTCCAGTAAGTCCGGCGTCCCCCATCGGACCACCAATGACGAAGCTGTCCGTTCCGTTGATATGGAACTTGCAACCATCAAAGTCATATCCACTTTTCTTGAGAACAGGGAGGATCACTTTCTCCTTAACCTCTCTGCGCAGATTCTCGACTTCCCATTCTTCGTCGTGCTGAGTAGCCAGAACCACGGTATCGATTCGCAGGGGCTTGTTTCCCTCATACTCAACGGTCACCTGGCTTTTCCCGTCCGGGCGAGCCATGGGAAGCTCTCCGTTCTTTCTGAGGTCTGCCAGGCGCTTTGTGAGCTGGTGAGCCAGGACGATGGGAAGAGGCATCAACTCAGGGGTCTCCTTGCAGGCATAGCCAAACATCATGCCCTGATCCCCGGCGCCCTGTGGCTTCCCGTCACTTCGGTCCACGCCCTGATTGATGTCGGGGCTCTGCTTGTCGATGCAGGTCAGCACCGCACAGGTATGGCTGTCAAAGCCCATGTCGGAACTCGTATAGCCGATCTCCGCAATGGTCTCCCGCACGATCTTTGGAATGTCCACCCAGGCTTTCGTCGTGATCTCCCCGGCAATAATCGCCGTCCCCGTGGTGACCAGGGTCTCGCAGGCAACGCGGGCACTTCGATCTTCCTCAAGAATCGCATCCAGAATTGCATCGGAAATCTGGTCCGCAACCTTGTCGGGGTGCCCCTCGGTTACAGACTCGGATGTGAAGAGGTGTCTTTCGGCCACCTTGTCTCCTATTCTTTCCCGCCCATGAAGACGGACTCGTTTCCCAAAATCACTTGCCCTTCGGCTCTGGAAACTTCGCAGTTTGCGCCCAGCAGGGAAGCAGACAATGTACTATCTGTCACTCGGCAACCCTCGTCGATCACCGAGTTCTCGATCCGGCTGGAAATGACCCTTGATCCGGCACCCACAGAGACATGGGGACCGATCCTGCTCTCTTCCACAATGGCGTCCGGATGAAGATAGACCGGAGGAATGATCTCCACACCATCCCGCGCCTCAAGTTTGGCGGCGCTTTCCAGAAGAACCCGGTTTGTCTTGAGCCAGGTTTCCGGCTTTCCGACATCATACCAGTTCTCGATTTCGAAGGGGAGAAGTTCCTCGCCCGCATCAATCATGGCCTGCAAGCCATCGGTCAACTGGTATTCCCCCCGGGTCCGCTGGTCGCGAGCCACAATATCCGACAATGCTCGATAGAGAGGAGCCAGGTCACTGAAAGAATAAAGACCGACAAGAGCCAGATCGCTCTTTGGATGCTCCGGCTTTTCCACCAGATTGCTGATGCGACCGCCTTCGAGTTCGGCTACCCCGAAACGCCGGGGATCCTCCACCCGCTTGACCCCCATCGCATGGGAGCCCAGAGAAAGAAACTGTGCAAGATCCGCCTTGAAAATCGTATCGCCCAGCACGCCCACGGCCGGACCTTCCCTCAGGGAGGCCTTCTCCATGGCCATGAGAAAGGCGTGGCCGAGACCCTCGCGTTTCTCCTGAAGAACGAACTCCACTTCCAGTTCGTAGTTCTTGCGAACCCAGTCGAGAATCTCATCCCCGAGATAGCCCACCACAAGAACCACTTTCTCCAGTCCGAGCCCCACGAGAGAGTCCAGAATGTGCGCCAATACGGGGCGTCCTGCCACGGGCAGGAGTGCCTTGGGAGTGCTGTAGGTGTGCGGTCGAAGCCGGGTTCCGACTCCCGCCGCCGGGATGATGGCTTTCATTACGATTCCTGTGTCCCTGTTTTACTCAGGCGTTCTTTCATGGCAGAGAGGGGACGCACATGGGTCGGCTCTTCCCCACGCATGAGTGCATGATAGACTGTTATAAAATCGCCAAACAGGACACTTGTCAACAGTCTGCTGAAGAGGAAATGGCCGGAAGAGGGAATGTTGATCCCGGGCAGCTTTCTCTCTCTCAGGATCTCCTCGCTCAATTCCCTGCGAAGGAGAGTCCGGGAATGTGCATCGCTCTCGCCGATCCAGAGCGCCGCGCCCGGAGGATCCGGGTCCCCGGTCCAGGGAATCCAGCTGTTATGATGCAACTCGGGCAGGGAACGGGAGAGGGACGATCTCTTTGCGTTTTCTTCAAACTGCCCGCGAAGACGGGTGGCTACTGCTTCATAAGCAGGACTGAGAGCCACGAGAACCGGTCGAAATTCCCCGAGTAGTTCTGCGGCTCCCTTGGCGGGATTCCCCACGAGCGGGCGATCCGGGTGACAGAGATCAAGGGTCTTCGACAAAGACTCGTGAAGATCCACGATCTCTTCCTGCGAAAGCCCGAAGCCCCACTCCCCGGAAAGACGGAGAAGTCGTCCCAGCATGTAGGGAAGGGCGGCCCGTGGAGGTTTTCCTTCAGGAACCGGCAATCGCAGAAGACCATCCTCCCGCAAGTTCTCCGCCAGCATTCCCCCCGAGCACATTCCGAAGCGTGGAAGGTCCCGGTCGCGGGCCTCCGAATAGAGAGACAGGGTTTCTTCCGTGTTCCCCGAGTAACTACAGGCAAGAAAAAGATCGCCCTCGCGGCTCGGGGGAAGGGCATAGTCACGAATCGCAATCAGTTCCGGCCCTCCGGTGGCACGCCAGAATCCGGCCAGGATTTCCGAAGCAATGGAAGAGCCTCCCATTCCTCCCACAAGAAAACGGGCAGGCCGGGGCGGTACATCCTGTAGGGGAAGCTCCAGGGCTTCTCGCAGCATGGACGGGAAATCCCGGAGATGATCGAGCATCCCCTCCGGGTCTCCGGCGATTCTTCTTGCAGCATCATCCAGAATGCCGGGATCACTGTTCCGAGTCATCTTCCCTCATCATTTCCTTCAGGCCCGGGAAGAAGCCCCAGGCCGCTTCCCTTGTGTTCTCTCTTACTTCCAGGGCGGTTCTTCCCGCCCAGGCCGCCTTGACCACCTGCCTTGCCTGATCGAAGGTGATCTGTCGAATCACACGCTTCAGTTCCGGAATCCGGTAAGGCGCGCAACTCACTTCATCAATCCCCATGCCGAACAGCAGGAGGAAAAAGAGAGGGTCATCGGGCAACTCGCCGCAAAGCCCTACCCAATTGCCCTCTCCATGACCCGCCTTGATCGTCCTGCGAATCTGCCGAAGGATCGCAGGATGGAATGGATCATAGAGATTGGAAACCAGAGGATTGTTCCGGTCAATGGCCAAAGAAAACTGGATCAGGTCATTAGTACCGATACTGAGGAAATCCAGTTCACGGGCAAGAAGATGGGCAATGGCCACCGAACTCGGTGTTTCCACCATCACGCCCAGAGAAATATCCTTGCCGTAGTCCAGCCCCTCGCTGTCCAGCTCTCCCTGCACCTCCTGCAGGATCTCCCGGATTCTCCGAACCTCTTCCACGCTGGAAACCATAGGGAACATTAGTCGCAGGTTCCCGCTTACTCCGGCACGAAGCACGGCACGAAGCTGGGTCCTGAATGCTTCATCCTCTCCCAGGGAGTAGCGGATGCCCCGCCAGCCCATGTGAGGATTCTCTTCGCGGGGGAATCGCATCCAGTGAGGAACCTTGTCCCCGCCCAGATCCATGCTGCGGATAATGACCGGGTCGGAATCCATGTCCTCAAGCACACTGCGATAGGCGGCCACTTGCTCTTCTTCGTCTGGAGCCTCATCACGACTGAGAAAAAGATACTCGGTGCGGAAAAGACCGATTCCTCCCGCCCCATGCTCTCTGGCCGCTCTGGTTTCCCCGGGAACCTCAATATTCGCAAGAAGCTCGATGCGGCGGCCGTCGCGACTTTCTGCCGGGAAATCCTTGTAACGGAGCATTTCCCGGCCCCAGGCCGCATAGGCATCCTGCAGTTCCTGAAAACGGCTGTGGGCTGCCTTGTCAGGATTGATGACAATGCGCCCCGTGTGGCCGTCGAGGATCATCTCGTCCCGGGGAAGGGTGTTTTCCAGAAGCCCTTCAACTCCCGTCACCACGGGAATGCCCAGGCTGCGTCCGAGAATCACCGAATGGCTGGCCGGGCCTCCGCGCTCAATGGCAAAACCGAGAACCATGTCCCGGTCGATGGTCACGGTATCCGAAGGAGAGAGATCTCTGGCGACAATGATCACCTTCTCGTGAAGGTCCCGAAATCCGGTGGAACCATGTCCGAGCAACTTGGCGAGGACCTTTCGCTCCAGGTCTTTCAGATCCTCGCTTCGATCGGGAAGCCCCGAGGGCAGATCCCGAAAGGAATGGATGACCCGTTCGCAGGCACGGCTCCAGGCCCACTCCGCACACTTGCCGTCGGCAATGCCCTCCCGAACCTGGCCGATGAGAAACTCGTCCTTCAGGATGAACCGATGGGCCTCGAATATCCGGGAATGATCTTCACCGAGG from Candidatus Krumholzibacteriia bacterium harbors:
- a CDS encoding adenosylhomocysteinase translates to MKTETFKVADLSLASAGRMRVEWAESRMPVMMSLREKYSKTRPFEGHLIAGCLHVTKETAVLVETLIAAGAEVAWSGCNPLSTNDEVAAALAAADVPIYAWHGMNTEEFYWAIDQCLDANPTLTLDDGADLIFRAHSERPELCSRVQGGTEETTTGVHRLRAMGEDGKLLYPVVAVNDAETKWDFDNVFGTGQSSIDGILRATSILLAGKKFVVAGFGHCGRGVAMRARGMGAEVIVTEVKPTQALKATLEGFQVMTMDEAARIGDVFITATGMKDIIVGHHFESMKDGAVVCNTGHYDCELKLEELSALAGEGREIRKDNEEFRLPSGNRVYVLAKGRLVNLAAAEGHPSEVMDMSFANQFMSLLWMSREGKGMEARVFDIPLEQDREIAALKLKTMGIAIDKLSDEQIAYATDYSAGT
- the metK gene encoding methionine adenosyltransferase translates to MAERHLFTSESVTEGHPDKVADQISDAILDAILEEDRSARVACETLVTTGTAIIAGEITTKAWVDIPKIVRETIAEIGYTSSDMGFDSHTCAVLTCIDKQSPDINQGVDRSDGKPQGAGDQGMMFGYACKETPELMPLPIVLAHQLTKRLADLRKNGELPMARPDGKSQVTVEYEGNKPLRIDTVVLATQHDEEWEVENLRREVKEKVILPVLKKSGYDFDGCKFHINGTDSFVIGGPMGDAGLTGRKIIVDTYGGKGSHGGGAFSGKDPSKVDRSASYMARYIAKNLVSADLADEVEVQLAYGIAVPEPVSVMVDSFGTGKVSDALLQEAVRKVFDLRPALIIEHLNLLCPQYRKTAAYGHFGREDQGFRWEDTDKAEELKQALEAAMSQGS
- a CDS encoding sugar phosphate nucleotidyltransferase; its protein translation is MKAIIPAAGVGTRLRPHTYSTPKALLPVAGRPVLAHILDSLVGLGLEKVVLVVGYLGDEILDWVRKNYELEVEFVLQEKREGLGHAFLMAMEKASLREGPAVGVLGDTIFKADLAQFLSLGSHAMGVKRVEDPRRFGVAELEGGRISNLVEKPEHPKSDLALVGLYSFSDLAPLYRALSDIVARDQRTRGEYQLTDGLQAMIDAGEELLPFEIENWYDVGKPETWLKTNRVLLESAAKLEARDGVEIIPPVYLHPDAIVEESRIGPHVSVGAGSRVISSRIENSVIDEGCRVTDSTLSASLLGANCEVSRAEGQVILGNESVFMGGKE
- a CDS encoding SIS domain-containing protein produces the protein MTRNSDPGILDDAARRIAGDPEGMLDHLRDFPSMLREALELPLQDVPPRPARFLVGGMGGSSIASEILAGFWRATGGPELIAIRDYALPPSREGDLFLACSYSGNTEETLSLYSEARDRDLPRFGMCSGGMLAENLREDGLLRLPVPEGKPPRAALPYMLGRLLRLSGEWGFGLSQEEIVDLHESLSKTLDLCHPDRPLVGNPAKGAAELLGEFRPVLVALSPAYEAVATRLRGQFEENAKRSSLSRSLPELHHNSWIPWTGDPDPPGAALWIGESDAHSRTLLRRELSEEILRERKLPGINIPSSGHFLFSRLLTSVLFGDFITVYHALMRGEEPTHVRPLSAMKERLSKTGTQES
- the ptsP gene encoding phosphoenolpyruvate--protein phosphotransferase, translated to MPPEERKPTSLKGLPASPGISLGRVLLHQTEIPTIEFRSLKPEEVEEESRRFFAALQKVDDEVQKAQERVAESLGEDHSRIFEAHRFILKDEFLIGQVREGIADGKCAEWAWSRACERVIHSFRDLPSGLPDRSEDLKDLERKVLAKLLGHGSTGFRDLHEKVIIVARDLSPSDTVTIDRDMVLGFAIERGGPASHSVILGRSLGIPVVTGVEGLLENTLPRDEMILDGHTGRIVINPDKAAHSRFQELQDAYAAWGREMLRYKDFPAESRDGRRIELLANIEVPGETRAAREHGAGGIGLFRTEYLFLSRDEAPDEEEQVAAYRSVLEDMDSDPVIIRSMDLGGDKVPHWMRFPREENPHMGWRGIRYSLGEDEAFRTQLRAVLRAGVSGNLRLMFPMVSSVEEVRRIREILQEVQGELDSEGLDYGKDISLGVMVETPSSVAIAHLLARELDFLSIGTNDLIQFSLAIDRNNPLVSNLYDPFHPAILRQIRRTIKAGHGEGNWVGLCGELPDDPLFFLLLFGMGIDEVSCAPYRIPELKRVIRQITFDQARQVVKAAWAGRTALEVRENTREAAWGFFPGLKEMMREDDSEQ